A DNA window from Impatiens glandulifera chromosome 7, dImpGla2.1, whole genome shotgun sequence contains the following coding sequences:
- the LOC124944621 gene encoding ribonuclease II, chloroplastic/mitochondrial-like, with amino-acid sequence MCILMAVPAVNTFSIFRYMSSPPLASIRCHLCQLPALQCRRITKSVYNIPNSQLQSLNFHAVTRNYSGQSLVHTVMEELQNMRKRKKVRASNNMGLTSNGQLLEDKLERRELKKGFLLEFKKDSDRLLLAVAQKPDGKKNWMVADQHGVTTSIKPQQITFIVPGVENFDHAEICDFIQKAQDNLDPSLLEFAWIELLENSKSVTVVELAKMIFGSMEPLESYCTHLLLSKDEIYFTVLESRGPCSVYAPRTALQVEEHKHRKLLKEAADKEFDEFVMLLKSAKSMPPSAKPSKTSWKTDHKIHQRINSLEAYAIDACKNDDQKTAGMILKAMGLAKTSSSAVDLLVNIGYFPVHVNLELLKLNIHTHHSDEDILAAESLLLESIDLDEADRIDLTHLKVYAIDVDEADELDDALSARRMEDGRIQVWIHVADPTSLVQPGSKLDREALRRGTSVFLPTATYPMFPEKLAMEGMSLKQGMRCRAVTVSVVLHSDGSIAEISVENSIIKPTYMLTYHSATELLYLNLEEEGELKILEEAASLRFHWRQQQGAIDTTTIETRIKVANPDDPMPSINLYVENQAEPAMRLVSEMMILCGEAIATYGSSNNIPLPFRGQPQSNIDVSAFAHLPEGPVRSSAIVRVMRAAEMDFRKPVRHGVLGLPGYVQFTSPIRRYMDLLAHYQVKAFLRSDSLPFSSGQLEGMASIVNMNVRIKKKLGNISLRYWVLEYLRRQPKEAKFHALVLRFIKDKTASLLIMEVGIQASAWVSTGVQIGDEVEVKIVEAHPRDDILTLKALDQNI; translated from the exons ATGTGCATACTTATGGCGGTTCCAGCCGTGAACACCTTCTCAATCTTCCGCTATATGTCGTCGCCTCCACTTGCTTCCATCCGTTGTCATCTCTGTCAACTCCCAGCTCTACAATGTCGAAGAATCACCAAATCCGTTTACAATATCCCAAATTCACAGCTGCAAAGTTTAAATTTCCATGCTGTGACTCGAAATTATTCCGGTCAAAGTCTTGTTCATACTGTTATGGAGGAGCTCCAGAACATGCGGAAGCGGAAGAAAGTTCGCGCCAGCAATAA CATGGGGTTAACAAGCAATGGGCAGCTTCTTGAAGATAAGCTTGAGAGAAGGGAACTAAAAAAAGGTTTCCTTTTGGAATTCAAAAAAGATTCTGATAGATTATTGCTAGCTGTTGCCCAAAAGCCTGATGGAAAGAAGAACTGGATGGTTGCTGACCAG CATGGTGTTACAACTTCCATTAAACCACAGCAAATAACTTTTATTGTTCCTGGTGTTGAGAATTTTGACCATGCAGAGATATGTGATTTCATACAGAAAGCTCAAGATAATTTG GATCCTTCATTGCTTGAATTTGCTTGGATTGAGCTTCTAGAAAATAGCAAGTCAGTGACAGTTGTAGAGTTAGCCAAG ATGATCTTTGGTAGTATGGAGCCTCTTGAAAGCTATTGCACCCATCTCTTACTTTCAAAGGATGAAATTTACTTCACAGTGCTGGAGAGTAGAGGTCCTTGTTCTGTTTATGCTCCCAGGACAGCACTGCAG GTGGAAGAACATAAACACAGGAAGCTTTTAAAGGAGGCTGCAGATAAGGAGTTTGATGAGTTTGTGATGTTACTAAAATCAGCCAAGTCAATGCCGCCATCTGCAAAGCCCAGTAAAACTTCATGGAAAACCGACCATAAAATTCATCAAAGGATCAATTCACTTGAAGCTTATGCTATAGATGCCTGCAAAAATGATGATCAAAAGACCGCTGGAATG ATCCTGAAGGCGATGGGGCTGGCAAAGACATCATCTTCGGCAGTCGACCTTCTTGTCAACATTGGGTATTTCCCTGTTCACGTCAATCTGGAGCTGTTGAAACTCAACATTCATACTCACCACTCAGATGAAGATATATTAGCAGCTGAAAGTCTTCTTTTAGAGTCTATTGATCTGGATGAA GCTGACAGAATTGATCTCACTCACCTGAAAGTTTATGCAATTGACGTTGATGAGGCTGATGAG CTGGATGACGCACTAAGTGCAAGACGGATGGAAGATGGCCGGATTCAAGTCTGGATACATGTGGCAGATCCAACTAGCTTAGTTCAACCTGGTAGCAAACTAGACAG AGAGGCTTTGAGAAGAGGAACATCTGTCTTCCTTCCTACTGCCACTTATCCAATGTTCCCTGAGAAACTTGCAATGGAAGGAATGAGCTTGAAGCAGGGAATGCGATGCAGAGCCGTAACTGTATCTGTTGTATTACATTCCGATGGCAG TATTGCAGAAATTTCAGTGGAGAATTCTATTATTAAACCGACATACATGCTGACATACCATAGTGCAACTGAACTGCTTTATCTGAACTTAGAGGAGGAGGGTGAACTGAAGATTTTAGAAGAGGCTGCATCTCTCCGGTTTCATTGGCGTCAACAACAG GGAGCAATTGACACAACGACAATAGAGACACGGATTAAAGTGGCTAATCCTGATGACCCTATGCCCTCCATCAATCTATATGTTGAAAATCAGGCTGAACCTGCAATGCGACTTGTCTCGGAGATGATGATACTTTGTGGAGAAGCTATAGCCACTTATGGTTCTTCTAATAACATTCCTTTGCCGTTTAGGGGACAACCCCAATCAAATATTGATGTATCTGCATTTGCTCACCTGCCTGAAGGGCCTGTTAGAAGTTCAGCTATTGTTAGGGTAATGCGTGCAGCTGAGATGGATTTTCGGAAGCCTGTCCGCCATGGAGTTTTGGGGCTTCCTGGTTATGTCCAGTTTACTTCTCCCATTAGACGATACATGGATCTTCTGGCACATTATCag GTGAAGGCATTTCTTAGAAGTGACTCTTTGCCTTTTTCATCTGGTCAGCTTGAAGGAATGGCATCAATTGTGAACATGAATGTTAGAATCAAAAAGAAATTGGGCAACATCAGTCTAAGGTATTGGGTATTAGAGTACTTGAGGAGACAACCAAAAGAGGCAAAGTTTCATGCTTTGGTCCTTAGATTCATCAAAGACAAAACAGCTTCTTTGTTGATAATGGAG GTTGGCATTCAAGCTTCTGCGTGGGTTTCTACCGGAGTCCAAATCGGCGATGAAGTGGAAGTTAAGATTGTAGAAGCTCATCCACGGGATGATATCCTCACTTTAAAGGCACTTGACCAAAATATTTAG